The genomic stretch GGTAATAGGTGTGACTATTACCGGTACGCGAGCTGTGAATGATCTTCTTTCTTATAAACATGAATCCCAGAAAATCCAGGCGCTGAAGCTGTCAATATATATTTTTCCTGCAAAGCCCTGATTTTGGACACTAATTGGCTATTTTCCGAAACTCAAATACTGTTTTTCAATGAGTTACGATTCCAAAATGACTAAAAACACATTTTTCATGCGAAACTTGGGGTAAGCAAGATAGAGCCAAATTCCCCCGCTGCCAAATCCGGACTTCGGGTTGGCTTTGTAATTTTGAGCATTGATAGCATAGAAGTTATGAGTCCCAAAATATTTGCCAGCGTGCTGGAAACCATGAAAGCCTGCATGGAAAAGGATAAACGCAAAACCATCCGCTTGTATTTGATAGACACCAATAAACAGCCGATTTTTATGGTGCTTCGTTTCGAATAAACCAAGAACCTATATTCTACCTCACAAAACAAAGCCCCGGATTTGCACCCGGGGCTTTCTCATTATTTCACTTACGCAGTTTTCACTTTACTTAGCCAGTATCATCTTCTTGGAAGCAGAGTAATTTCCGCTGGTCATACGATACAGGTAAACCCCGCTGGAGCTGGGGTTTCCGCTGGTATCGCGTCCATCCCAGGAAACTTGATAGTAACCGGGAGTATTGTGTTCGGCTTTAAAGCTTCGGACTAACTGGCCTTTCATGTTATAGATATCGATATTCACCCTTCCGGCTTCCTTCAGGGTATAACGGATATTTGCATTGGGATTGAAGGGATTAGGGAAGGCATTCATCAGCTTTGTAACCATTAGATTCACAGGCGGCAGGGGATCCAGCGATGGATCGCCAATGGTAATAGTAAGCGGGCCGTAGAAATCGGATACGCCACCCAGAGAAATGCTTTCCAGCCAGTAATAATAAACCATGTTGCTGTAAGCTTCCACATCGGTGTAGGCATAGCTGATTTGGGTTCCCAAGCTTACCCCGTGGTCAATTAAAGTGGGATTGATCTTGATTGCACTGCCAAGATTCATCGCTTCTCCACGCAGGACGTTGTAACCGCTGTGATTGGTTTCGGATTGGGCTACCCAGGCGATCTTTACAAACAAACCTGAAGTAATTGTTGCGGTGAAACTGGATAGCTCCACTGGCAGAGTAGCGTCTTCGGAGGTCATAAGCACTGGAATTTCGGTTTTTCCACCGAAGGGCACATTTTGCAATAGGGCAGTTTCGGGATGGGTGCAAGGATAAGGCGTAGCGTGCTGCCA from Candidatus Cloacimonadaceae bacterium encodes the following:
- a CDS encoding PDZ domain-containing protein: MEPNSPAAKSGLRVGFVILSIDSIEVMSPKIFASVLETMKACMEKDKRKTIRLYLIDTNKQPIFMVLRFE